The following coding sequences lie in one Melospiza melodia melodia isolate bMelMel2 chromosome 10, bMelMel2.pri, whole genome shotgun sequence genomic window:
- the LOC134422553 gene encoding histone H1.10: MSVDLEETDLPMAEAEEAPLSPEKKAAAKKAKGGGGASLSPSKKRKNNKKKNQPGKYSQLVVETIRKLGERNGSSLAKIYNEAKKVAWFDQQNGRTYLKYSIKALVQNDTLLQVKGTGANGSFKLNRKKLEGGGEGGAGNSAHKSLKKATVSSTRRAEKPAAKSKKPEKKSHKKGASSAAAKKDKGKAKKATKKGAASPGGKKVKKSAKPKALKSRKA; encoded by the coding sequence ATGTCGGTAGACCTAGAAGAAACCGATCTGCCCATGGCTGAGGCAGAGGAGGCGCCGCTCTCTCCAGAGAAGAAAGCGGCTGCTAAGAAGGCGAAAGGAGGCGGCGGCGCCTCGTTGTCGCCATCGAAGAAAAGGAAGAACAACAAGAAGAAGAACCAGCCGGGCAAATACAGCCAGCTAGTGGTGGAGACGATCCGCAAGCTGGGCGAGCGCAATGGCTCCTCGCTGGCCAAGATCTATAACGAGGCCAAGAAAGTGGCTTGGTTCGACCAGCAGAACGGCAGGACTTACCTGAAGTACTCAATCAAGGCACTGGTACAGAACGACACGCTGCTCCAGGTCAAGGGCACCGGCGCCAACGGCTCCTTCAAGCTCAACAGGAAGAAGCTGGAAGGCGGCGGGGAGGGGGGCGCGGGCAACAGCGCCCACAAGTCCCTCAAGAAGGCGACGGTCTCCTCGACCCGGAGGGCGGAGAAGCCGGCGGCCAAGAGCAAGAAGCCCGAGAAGAAATCGCACAAGAAGGGAGCCAGCAGCGCGGCGGCGAAGAAAGACAAGGGCAAAGCCAAGAAGGCCACCAAGAAGGGAGCCGCGTCCCCCGGGGGCAAGAAGGTGAAGAAGTCGGCAAAGCCCAAGGCGCTCAAGAGCCGGAAGGCATGA